A window of Belonocnema kinseyi isolate 2016_QV_RU_SX_M_011 chromosome 9, B_treatae_v1, whole genome shotgun sequence contains these coding sequences:
- the LOC117179826 gene encoding cyclin-dependent kinase 2-interacting protein-like gives MEKKFGQFTPVITSGSSASKGKALTGIPLQIRNLVVELHSNIQKWNAAHLKGVPIVQSIIDLKVDESYPEELIQLCSSLEKVCETADEVVNNLQIIVDKLEKLESVHQNKGILFLTWPIEKYVSTVKNIYAAYKDEAKVKRVVFENIAHQHEEAEKMVYFTSWIYQPQIPDNLTLRVEAMLIETGLR, from the exons ATGGAAAAGAAGTTTGGACAGTTTACACCAGTTATta cTTCAGGGTCTTCTGCATCCAAAGGAAAAGCTCTGACTGGAATTCCACTCCAAATACGAAATTTAGTTGTGGAACTACATTCAAACATACAGAAATGGAATGCTGCACATTTAAAGGGAGTTCCTATTGTACAATCCATAATTGACCTTAAAGTTGATGAATCTTATCCAGAGGAATTAATTCAACTATGTTCATCGTTGGAGAAAGTTTGCGAGACAGca gatGAGGTAGTGAATAATCTTCAAATTATCGTcgacaaattggaaaaattagaatCGGTGCACCAGAACAAgggcattttatttttaacttggcCGATTGAAAAATATG ttagcacagtgaaaaatatttatgcaGCTTATAAGGATGAGGCCAAAGTAAAACGAGTTGTTTTCGAAAATATTGCTCACCAACATGAAGAGgctgaaaaaatggtttattttacaAGCTGGATATACCAACCGCAAATACCTGATAATTTAACTCTTAGGGTCGAAGCAATGTTGATAGAAACTGGATTGAGATAA